One window of the Nicotiana tabacum cultivar K326 chromosome 4, ASM71507v2, whole genome shotgun sequence genome contains the following:
- the LOC107765173 gene encoding elongation factor 1-gamma 2-like isoform X1: MALVLHSGSNNKNAIKALIAAEYTGIKVELAKNFEMGVSNKTPEFIKMNPIGKVPVLETPDGPVFESNAIARYVTKLKPDNPLFGSSLIEYAQIEQWNDFSATEIDANIGQWLYPRLGYRVFIPPAEEAAVAALKRALGALNIHLASNTYLVGHSITLADIIMACNLSHGFRYIMTKSFTKEFPHVERYFWTVVNQPNFCKILGEVKQAESIPAPPSKKPAPAKEPAKPKAKEEPKKEVTKEEPKFEEEEEAPKPKAKNPLDLLPPSKMILDEWKRLYSNTKTNFREVAIKGFWDMYDPEGYSLWFCDYKYQDENTVSFVTLNKVGGFLQRMDLARKYAFGKMLVIGSEAPYKVKGLWLFRGKEIPKFVMDECYDMELYEWKEVDINDESQKERVNQMIEDYEPFEGEALLDAKCFK, from the exons ATGGCTCTG GTTTTGCATTCTGGAAGTAACAACAAAAATGCCATAAAGGCACTCATTGCTGCTGAGTACACAGGCATAAAGGTTGAACTTGCAAAGAATTTCGAGATGGGTGTATCAAACAAGACACCTGAGTTTATCAAGATGAATCCAATTGGAAAG GTTCCTGTGCTTGAAACACCTGATGGACCTGTTTTCGAGAGCAATGCTATTGCACGCTATG TAACTAAATTGAAGCCCGACAATCCTCTCTTTGGCTCTTCGTTGATCGAATAT GCTCAAATCGAGCAATGGAATGATTTTTCTGCCACTGAGATTGATGCAAACATTGGGCAATGGTTGTACCCACGTCTCGGTTATCGTGTATTCATTCCTCCA GCCGAGGAAGCTGCAGTAGCTGCATTGAAGAGAGCCCTTGGTGCTTTAAACATCCATCTTGCATCTAACACTTACTTGGTTGGACATTCAATCACATTGGCCGACATTATAATGGCCTGCAACTTGAGCCATGGTTTTAGGTATATAATGACTAAGAGCTTTACCAAGGAATTCCCACATGTAGAGAGATACTTCTGGACTGTGGTTAATCAGCCAAATTTCTGCAAGATTTTGGGTGAGGTGAAACAAGCTGAATCTATCCCAGCTCCCCCATCCAAGAAGCCTGCACCGGCTAAGGAACCTGCAAAACCCAAAGCAAAGGAGGAGCCAAAGAAAGAGGTTACGAAGGAAGAACCTAAGTTTGAAGAGGAGGAAGAAGCACCCAAGCCTAAGGCAAAGAATCCTCTTGATCTATTGCCTCCAAGTAAGATGATTCTGGATGAGTGGAAGAGGCTTTACTCCAACACCAAGACCAACTTCCGCGAGGTTGCCATTAAAG GTTTCTGGGACATGTATGATCCCGAAGGATATTCTCTCTGGTTCTGTGATTACAAGTACCAGGATGAGAACACAGTTTCCTTTGTAACGTTGAACAAGGTTGGTGGTTTTCTGCAGAGAATGGATCTGGCACGCAAGTACGCTTTTGGTAAGATGTTGGTAATTGGTTCTGAGGCCCCATATAAGGTGAAGGGCTTGTGGCTTTTCCGTGGAAAAGAAATTCCCAAGTTTGTTATGGATGAATGCTATGACATGGAGCTCTATGAATGGAAGGAAGTAGACATCAACGATGAATCACAGAAGGAGCGTGTCAACCAAATGATTGAGGATTACGAGCCCTTTGAGGGAGAGGCTCTGTTGGATGCTAAGTGCTTTAAGTAA